The following DNA comes from Deltaproteobacteria bacterium.
CGAGGAGCTGGCCCGCGCGCGCGCCCCGCAGGTGGTGAACGCGATGGCCATCTGGTGGGTCGGCCCGGCGATCATCCGCTACGGCACCGACGCGCAGAAGCAGCGCTTCATCCCGCCGATCCTCACCGCCGACGAGATCTGGGCGACCGGCTACTCCGAGCCGTCGTCGGGGTCGGACATGGCGGCGGCCAAGACGCGCGCCGTGCGCGACGGCGACGACTACGTGGTGAACGGCCAGAAGATCTGGACGACGCTCGCCCACATCTCCGACTGGTTCTTCATCCTCGTCCGCACCTCGGCCGACGGGCCCAAGTGGGCCGGTCTCTCCGTCCTCCTGATGGACATGCGCAGCCGCGGCATCGAGATCCGCCCGATCCGGCAGATCGACGGGGGATCGGAGTTCAACGAGGTCTTCATGACCGACGTCCGGGTGCCGGCGGCGAACCGCCTCGGTGCCGACGGACAGGGCTGGGAGATCGTCTCGAGTGCGCTGGTCAACGAGCGCAGCGGCATCGCGGGCAGCATCCGCTTCGACCAGGCCCTCGACTGGCTCAAGACGACGGCCCGCGAGCGGCAGAAGCTCGGCGACCGGCGCGTCCGCCAGCAGGTCGCCGACCTCGCCACCAAGGCGGCGATCATGCGCTGGGCGGGCATGCGCGCGCTCACCGATTCGCTGCACGAGCGCATGAACCCGCACCTCTCCGCCGCCATGAAGCTCATGTCGACGAGCCTCGTCCAGGAGTTCTCCGAGACGGGGATGGAGGTCCTCGGCCCCTGGGCCACGCTCATGGACGACCCTCACCTCGCGCCCGGCGGCCGCTGGGCCAAGCAGTTCCTCTTCGACCGCTCGATGACGATCGCGGGCGGCACGAGCGAGGTGCAGCGGAACATCGTCGCGCAGCGCGTCCTGGGGCTGCCGCGGAAGTGAGGCCTACAGACCGAGCACCGCGTTCAGGGCGAGGCCGAGCACGAAGAGCCCGCCCGCCAGGCGGCCGTGGTAGAAGGCGAGCGACACGAACCACAGCGGCCACAGGCGGTAGCCGGGCGGCGGGGCGGCGGGCTTGGGTTCGCCGTACGCCTTCAGCACCTGGCGCAGCCGCGGGATGGCGGCGGCGACGAGGAGCACACCGACGCCCACCTTGCCGCCGACCACGAGCGCGGCGACGGCGGCGTAGAAGGCGACCATCAGGATCATGTTCAGGCGGAGCGCGACGTTCTTGCCGAGCAGCACCGGCAGGGTGTGGATACCGCGCGCCCCGTCCTGCTCGTACTTGTCGATGTGCTTGCCGATGAGGACCGTGGTGACGGACAGCGCGTACGGTACCGAGGCGAGCCAGACCCAGGCGGGAATGCTGCCGGCGGTCACGAAGTAGGTGCCGCCGGTCATGAGCGGTCCCCACACGAGGAAGACGCCGGGCTCGCCGAGCCCGTGGTGCTTCAGCTTGAGCGGCGGCGCCACGTAAAAGACGCTCACGAAGAGGCCGGCGAGCGCGAACGCCGCGACGGGCCAGCCCCACGCGCGCAGCAGCACGATACCGATCGCCAGGTCGGCGAGGTTGCACGCGGCGATCGTGGCGAGGAGCCCCCGCTTGGTGACGAGCCCGGAGAAGAGCGGATGCGGTGCATACTGCGTGCGGACATACGCCTCGGTGTCGATGCCGCCGATGGTGTCGAAATAGTCGTTGATCATGTTGTTGGCAGCATGGGCGATGACGAGGCCGAGGAGGGCGAGGCCGAAGTAGCCCCAGTGCGGCGTGGGCGCGCTCAGGGCGGCGAGCAGGCCGCCGATGGCGCCGGAGGTGAGCGTCATCGGGAAGACACAGGCGCGCGTGATGAGCAGCCAGCGGGAGACCGCGTCGACCCGACGCCCGGGCGCCAGGTTGCCGTTGAGTACGACTTGGCGCCAGCTCTCGAGGAGGCCGGCGAACCCGGGCGCCGCGACCGCGGGCCGGTCGGCCACCGCGTCGGCGGGGTTCGGCATGGCCGACCTCTAGGCGGTCGGTCGAGGCAGGTCAACCGTGGGTCCGAGCGGGATGTAGCACTCGATCGGCCGCGAAGGCGTTGATCTGTCTGGCGCTCCGCCGCCGCTCCTCCCGGAGCGCACGCTGGAAAGCATCGGCGGGCTCGCCCACGGGCCTCACAGACACCACCGCCGACGCCTCCGCAAGGGCCGTTTTCGACGTCCGTCGGTTTTGGTTTGACCCTCTGGGGGCGATCGCCTATGTACGACCGAGAGAGGCGGAGGGGCCGAGGAGGACGCCGGTGGCGGCACGTATGGACTTTCCGCGCATCAAACGACTCCCTCCCTACGTCTTCAACGTGGTCGGCGACCTGAAGCTCGCCGCGCGGCGCGCGGGCGAGGACATCGTCGACTTCTCGATGGGAAACCCCGACGGCCCGACGCCGCCGCACGTCGTCCAGAAGCTCGTCGAGGCCGTGCAGAAGCCGCAGAACCACCGCTACTCGGTGTCGCGCGGCATCTACAAGCTGCGGGTCGCGATCTGCGACTGGTACCGGCGCCGCTACGGCGTCGAGCTCGACCCCGACGCGGAGGCGATCGTCACCATCGGCTCCAAGGAGGGTATCGGGCACCTGGCGCTCGCGCTGCTCGGGCCGGGCGACGTGGTCTTCTGCCCGAGCCCGACCTACCCGATCCACCAGTACTCGGTCATCATCGCGGGCGGCGACCTCCGCTCGATCCCCCTCATGCCGGGCGGCGACTTCCTCGCCCTCCTGCAGGAGGCCGTGCGCACCACCTGGCCGAAGCCGAAGCTCCTGATCCTCAATTTTCCACACAACCCCACCACGGAGGTGGTCGACCTCGACTTCTTCCGCGGCGTGGTCGAGTTCGCGCGCGAGCACGGATGTCTGGTCGTCCACGACCTCGCCTACGCCGACCTCTGCTTCGACGGCTACGTGGCGCCCTCGTTCCTCCAGGTGCCGGGTGCGAAGGACGTGGGCGTCGAGTTCTTCACGCTCTCCAAGAGCTACAACATGCCCGGCTGGCGCGTGGGGTTCGCCGTCGGCAATGCCGAGATCATCGGCGCCCTCGCGCGCATCAAGAGCTACCTCGACTACGGCATCTTCCAG
Coding sequences within:
- a CDS encoding prenyltransferase; its protein translation is MPNPADAVADRPAVAAPGFAGLLESWRQVVLNGNLAPGRRVDAVSRWLLITRACVFPMTLTSGAIGGLLAALSAPTPHWGYFGLALLGLVIAHAANNMINDYFDTIGGIDTEAYVRTQYAPHPLFSGLVTKRGLLATIAACNLADLAIGIVLLRAWGWPVAAFALAGLFVSVFYVAPPLKLKHHGLGEPGVFLVWGPLMTGGTYFVTAGSIPAWVWLASVPYALSVTTVLIGKHIDKYEQDGARGIHTLPVLLGKNVALRLNMILMVAFYAAVAALVVGGKVGVGVLLVAAAIPRLRQVLKAYGEPKPAAPPPGYRLWPLWFVSLAFYHGRLAGGLFVLGLALNAVLGL
- a CDS encoding alanine transaminase yields the protein MDFPRIKRLPPYVFNVVGDLKLAARRAGEDIVDFSMGNPDGPTPPHVVQKLVEAVQKPQNHRYSVSRGIYKLRVAICDWYRRRYGVELDPDAEAIVTIGSKEGIGHLALALLGPGDVVFCPSPTYPIHQYSVIIAGGDLRSIPLMPGGDFLALLQEAVRTTWPKPKLLILNFPHNPTTEVVDLDFFRGVVEFAREHGCLVVHDLAYADLCFDGYVAPSFLQVPGAKDVGVEFFTLSKSYNMPGWRVGFAVGNAEIIGALARIKSYLDYGIFQPVQIAATHALTGPQSYVEEICEDYRKRRDVLCEGLERIGWQVPKPKATMFVWAEIPDAYKAMGSLEFSKLLLREAKVAVSPGIGFGEYGDHYVRFALIENEHRTRQAVRGIRRALGAGLVQKLPHAGTG